From the Acidobacteriota bacterium genome, the window GATCACTCTCGGTCACCCTCGCGGTGAGGATGATGATCGGCAGGTCGGCAACCGCCGGCGTTTCGCGCAACTCACGACACACGCCGAGCCCGTCGAGGTCCGGCAGGTTGAGGTCGAGAATCACCAGGTCCGGCGGATTGTCGAGGATGCCCTCGAGCCCCTCGCGACCGGTGGCGAAACGCTCCACTTGATATCCGTCACGCTCAAGAGCAATTCCGAGCGTCGTCGAGAGGTCCGGATCATCTTCCACCAGCACCAACCGTTGGGAGGTCATCTCATTTCTCCTGCGCGATATCGATGTGTCGGATCGGCTCTGCCTCGACGAGGTAGACGACCTCCTCGGAGATGTTGGTCGCCTGGTCGGCAATCCGCTCGATGTGACGCGCAACGAGAATCAGATCGATGGCCCGTGAGATCGTTTTGGGATCCTCGATCATATAGGTCAGGAGGACTCTGAAAATCTGCAGGTACAGCGCATCCACCTCGTCGTCGCGGAGGATGACGCCGCGCGCAGCATCGGCATCCCGCGCCACGTACGCTGCGATGGCGTCGGTCACCATCGCATGCGCGAGGCCGAGCATGCGCGGAAGGTCGACCAGGGATTTCAGCTGCGGGTACTTGCTCAGATGAAGGACGCCCTCCGCAATGTTGACCGCATTATCGGCGATCCGCTCGAGCTCCGGTCCGAGCTTGATCGCGACGATGACAAAACGGAGATCTGTTGCAGTCGGCTGCTGGCGCGCGATGAATTCTGTCGCCAGGCGATCGATCTCGACCTCGTGCTGGTCGATCTCTTCATCCATCGCGATGACTTCCTCGGCGAGCTCGACATCCTGGTTGGCGAGGGCCACCGAGATGTCGTCGAGGCATTTTTCCACCAACCCGGCCATCGACAGGATGCTTCGCTTGATCTCTTCCAGTTCTTCTTCGAATTGCCGCTGCATGGGT encodes:
- the phoU gene encoding phosphate signaling complex protein PhoU; this encodes MQRQFEEELEEIKRSILSMAGLVEKCLDDISVALANQDVELAEEVIAMDEEIDQHEVEIDRLATEFIARQQPTATDLRFVIVAIKLGPELERIADNAVNIAEGVLHLSKYPQLKSLVDLPRMLGLAHAMVTDAIAAYVARDADAARGVILRDDEVDALYLQIFRVLLTYMIEDPKTISRAIDLILVARHIERIADQATNISEEVVYLVEAEPIRHIDIAQEK